One Fundidesulfovibrio magnetotacticus genomic window carries:
- the cbpA gene encoding modified peptide precursor CbpA, with product MKGKHKKDVIAVRKSCKADGVGLSHYILMDPKK from the coding sequence ATGAAAGGCAAACACAAGAAGGACGTGATCGCCGTCCGCAAGTCCTGCAAGGCCGACGGCGTCGGCCTGTCCCACTACATCCTCATGGACCCCAAGAAGTAG
- the cbpB gene encoding peptide-modifying radical SAM enzyme CbpB — protein MPSTSNQAAPERGRHFNTGSGPALQPVDIGHRDYMAVVDPDTAFWALVRTEKLGQTLASRKFMKAYASQADRFAEEMRRLRFGLTPSAVYFNPTERCNLNCAYCYIPAAMRSGGEHMSRERLLEALDRLKAHFDATLPEGTRPQVVFHGAEPLLNREAMFAGIERHRDHFRFGIQTNATLLDEEAIAFLTGHGVGVGVSLDGASAAVADRARVTWGGEGVSRKVLWAMEKLAGYPAFSVICTVTEGNVRTLPKVVEFFHKHGVGTCLLNMVRCTLLGARKIKPDEDLAARWFVKALERSHELYKETGRKLVVGNFANILLAILAPTARRLMCDISPCGGGRCFFALAPGGDVFPCSEFIGLPDWRGGNLFADSLGDILESAPFKAVTGRKVEDIEECSRCAVRHFCGSPCPAEAAEMNGGMDRKGAFCRFYEEQARYAFRLIADGRADDFLWDGWDEGVETTFEFTA, from the coding sequence ATGCCTTCCACGAGCAATCAGGCGGCCCCGGAGAGGGGCCGCCACTTCAACACCGGCTCCGGCCCCGCGCTCCAACCCGTGGACATCGGCCACCGCGACTACATGGCCGTGGTGGACCCCGACACGGCCTTTTGGGCCCTGGTACGCACCGAGAAGCTGGGACAGACCCTCGCCAGCCGCAAGTTCATGAAGGCCTATGCCTCCCAGGCCGACCGCTTCGCCGAGGAGATGCGCCGCCTGCGCTTCGGGCTCACGCCCTCGGCGGTCTATTTCAACCCCACCGAGCGCTGCAACCTCAACTGCGCCTACTGCTACATCCCGGCAGCGATGCGTTCCGGCGGCGAGCACATGTCCCGAGAACGCCTTCTGGAAGCCCTGGACAGGCTCAAGGCCCACTTCGACGCCACGCTCCCGGAGGGCACGCGCCCCCAGGTGGTGTTCCACGGGGCGGAACCTTTGCTCAACCGGGAAGCCATGTTCGCGGGCATCGAGCGCCATCGGGATCATTTCCGCTTCGGCATCCAGACCAACGCCACGCTCCTGGACGAAGAGGCCATCGCCTTCCTCACCGGGCACGGCGTGGGCGTGGGCGTCTCCCTGGACGGGGCCAGCGCCGCCGTGGCCGACCGCGCCCGCGTCACCTGGGGCGGGGAGGGCGTTTCGCGCAAGGTGCTGTGGGCCATGGAGAAGCTTGCCGGGTATCCGGCCTTCAGCGTCATCTGCACGGTCACCGAAGGCAACGTTCGCACCCTGCCCAAGGTGGTGGAGTTCTTCCACAAGCACGGCGTGGGAACCTGCCTGCTGAACATGGTGCGCTGCACCCTGCTCGGCGCGCGCAAGATCAAGCCTGACGAGGATTTGGCGGCCCGCTGGTTCGTCAAGGCCCTGGAACGCTCCCACGAACTCTACAAAGAGACCGGGCGCAAGCTCGTGGTGGGCAACTTCGCCAACATCCTGCTGGCGATCCTGGCCCCCACGGCGCGCCGCCTGATGTGCGACATCTCGCCTTGCGGCGGCGGCCGCTGCTTCTTCGCCCTCGCCCCGGGCGGCGACGTGTTCCCCTGCAGCGAGTTCATCGGCCTGCCCGACTGGCGGGGCGGCAACCTCTTCGCCGACAGCCTGGGCGACATCCTGGAGAGCGCGCCCTTCAAGGCCGTGACCGGGCGCAAGGTGGAGGACATTGAGGAGTGCTCGCGCTGCGCCGTGCGGCACTTCTGCGGCTCGCCCTGCCCGGCCGAGGCCGCCGAGATGAACGGCGGCATGGACCGCAAGGGCGCTTTCTGCCGCTTCTACGAGGAACAGGCCCGCTACGCCTTCCGGCTGATCGCGGACGGGCGCGCGGACGACTTCCTCTGGGACGGCTGGGACGAGGGCGTGGAGACCACCTTCGAGTTCACCGCCTAG
- a CDS encoding TapB family protein, which translates to MTTNAPSVRPLSVLLLLVLALSLAGCASRHTEVAPLPAAQAPQWKTGDWWRFSAKTRSPYALAERMEVRSVGDEIVLTGDGDQARKAVLGRDLSVRSSNGSLLAYSVDSGTDAYIFFPLAVGQTRTFTQNASTAKGSASYTNTVTVEASEEVTTPAGTFKTFRIKVQKRNTTGWSGTYTLWYSPEVAYFVRITDTHGHNAVLQEFGRK; encoded by the coding sequence ATGACGACTAACGCCCCATCCGTCCGGCCTCTCAGCGTTCTGCTGCTCCTGGTTCTGGCCCTGTCCCTTGCGGGATGCGCCTCGCGCCATACCGAGGTGGCCCCGCTGCCCGCCGCCCAGGCCCCCCAGTGGAAAACCGGCGACTGGTGGCGCTTCTCCGCCAAGACCAGGAGCCCCTACGCCCTGGCCGAGCGCATGGAGGTGCGTTCCGTGGGCGACGAGATCGTCCTGACCGGCGACGGCGACCAGGCCCGCAAGGCCGTGCTCGGGCGCGACCTCTCCGTCAGGAGCTCCAACGGTTCGCTGCTGGCCTACTCCGTGGATTCGGGAACCGACGCCTACATCTTCTTCCCCCTGGCCGTGGGCCAGACCCGGACCTTCACCCAGAACGCAAGCACGGCCAAGGGCAGCGCAAGCTACACCAACACCGTCACCGTGGAGGCCTCCGAAGAGGTCACCACCCCGGCCGGGACCTTCAAGACCTTCCGCATCAAAGTGCAGAAGAGGAACACCACCGGCTGGAGCGGAACCTACACCCTCTGGTACTCCCCCGAGGTGGCCTATTTCGTGCGCATCACCGACACCCACGGCCACAACGCCGTGCTCCAGGAATTCGGCAGGAAGTAG